Proteins from a single region of Azospira inquinata:
- the ylqF gene encoding ribosome biogenesis GTPase YlqF — MAIQWFPGHMTSARKKAAETMEQVDVVIEVLDARLPEASRNPMIEELRRHRQRPSLKVLNKTDLADPVATKAWLAFYNAQPNIKAVAISAKKPGEAARLPSLCQSLAPHRKDNLKPLRMMIMGIPNVGKSTLLNTLVKRRVAAVGDQPAITKQQQRYDLGPRQTLVDTPGMLWPRIAHPADGLMLAASHAVGTNAYIDEEVAEFLAGVLLTRYPACLTARYGFATADLDPIGVVEGVARKRGCLIKGRGGELDLERAAQIFLTDYRAGALGRISLETPETRAAMLAAAAAAEAEDSGAESQDRAD, encoded by the coding sequence ATGGCGATTCAATGGTTTCCCGGACACATGACCTCGGCCCGCAAAAAGGCGGCGGAGACCATGGAACAGGTGGATGTGGTGATCGAGGTGCTGGACGCCCGTCTGCCCGAGGCTAGCCGCAATCCCATGATTGAGGAACTGCGCCGTCACCGGCAGCGGCCCAGCCTCAAGGTGCTGAACAAGACCGATCTGGCGGACCCGGTGGCTACCAAGGCCTGGCTCGCCTTTTACAACGCCCAGCCCAATATCAAGGCGGTGGCCATTTCCGCCAAAAAGCCCGGGGAAGCGGCCCGTCTGCCCAGCCTCTGCCAAAGTCTGGCGCCCCACCGCAAGGACAACCTCAAGCCCCTGCGCATGATGATTATGGGCATTCCCAATGTGGGCAAATCCACCCTGCTCAACACCCTGGTGAAGCGCCGGGTGGCGGCGGTGGGGGATCAGCCTGCCATTACCAAGCAGCAACAGCGCTACGACCTGGGGCCCCGCCAGACCCTGGTGGATACCCCGGGGATGCTCTGGCCCCGGATCGCCCATCCGGCGGACGGCCTGATGCTGGCCGCCAGCCATGCGGTGGGGACCAATGCCTATATTGACGAGGAAGTGGCGGAATTTCTGGCGGGCGTTCTCCTGACCCGTTATCCGGCCTGCCTTACCGCCCGCTACGGCTTTGCCACGGCGGACCTGGACCCCATCGGGGTGGTGGAAGGGGTGGCCCGCAAGCGGGGCTGCCTGATTAAGGGCCGGGGCGGGGAACTGGACCTGGAGCGGGCCGCCCAAATTTTCCTCACCGATTACCGGGCGGGGGCCCTGGGCCGCATTTCCCTGGAAACCCCGGAGACCCGGGCCGCCATGCTGGCCGCCGCCGCAGCCGCCGAGGCGGAAGATTCCGGGGCGGAATCCCAAGACAGGGCGGACTGA
- a CDS encoding serine/threonine protein kinase, with protein MTQDTPLAPPPPYAGLTPDCVLDALESLGLNPDGRLLALNSYENRVYQIWLDAPPGATPQPPLVVAKFYRPGRWSDAAILEEHGFTAELAEREIPVVPPLVIQGATLHHHGGFRFALFPRKGGRAPELETPQTLEWLGRFLGRIHAIGALKPFLARPTLDLDSFGLASRDFLLAGNFLPPELLISWTSTVNMALDGVRRCYDRAGDIPLLRLHGDCHLGNVLWVEGGEAPGPHFVDFDDSRMGPAIQDLWMLLSGDRGAMQYQLTEILAGYEDFAEFHPRELFLVEALRTLRLLHYSAWLAKRWDDPAFPAAFPWFQTPRYWEERILELKEQIALMDEPPLAA; from the coding sequence ATGACCCAGGACACGCCCCTCGCCCCCCCGCCCCCCTACGCCGGGCTGACGCCGGATTGCGTTCTGGATGCCCTGGAAAGCCTGGGGCTGAATCCGGATGGGCGGCTCCTGGCCCTGAACAGCTACGAAAACCGGGTCTATCAAATCTGGCTGGATGCGCCCCCCGGGGCCACGCCCCAGCCCCCCCTGGTGGTAGCCAAGTTCTACCGGCCGGGCCGCTGGTCCGACGCCGCCATTCTGGAAGAACACGGTTTCACCGCCGAACTGGCGGAGCGGGAAATTCCCGTGGTGCCGCCCCTGGTCATCCAGGGAGCCACCCTGCACCACCACGGCGGATTCCGTTTTGCCCTCTTCCCCCGCAAGGGGGGCCGGGCGCCGGAACTGGAAACGCCCCAGACCCTGGAGTGGCTGGGCCGCTTCCTGGGCCGCATCCATGCCATAGGCGCCCTAAAGCCCTTCCTGGCCCGGCCCACCCTGGATCTGGACAGCTTCGGGCTGGCTTCCCGGGACTTTCTCCTGGCCGGGAATTTTCTGCCCCCCGAGCTCCTCATCTCCTGGACCTCCACGGTGAATATGGCCCTGGACGGAGTACGGCGCTGTTATGACCGGGCCGGGGATATTCCCCTGCTGCGCCTCCACGGGGACTGCCACCTGGGCAATGTGCTGTGGGTGGAAGGGGGCGAGGCCCCCGGCCCCCATTTCGTGGATTTTGACGACAGCCGCATGGGTCCGGCCATCCAGGATCTGTGGATGCTCCTTTCCGGCGACCGGGGTGCCATGCAGTACCAGCTCACCGAAATCCTGGCGGGCTACGAAGACTTTGCCGAATTCCATCCCCGGGAGCTGTTCCTGGTGGAAGCCCTGCGCACCCTGCGCCTGCTCCATTACTCCGCCTGGCTGGCCAAACGCTGGGACGATCCGGCCTTTCCCGCCGCCTTTCCCTGGTTCCAAACCCCCCGCTACTGGGAGGAACGGATTCTGGAACTAAAGGAACAGATTGCCCTGATGGATGAGCCGCCCCTGGCGGCCTGA
- a CDS encoding DUF1615 domain-containing protein — MNFPVSAPIPRSLSLAIAGLGLLAGCATQAPVPVQPAPAPAQPAPTTPAVAPGLPVTPGEPIQVKPLPPVPAPAPQAAPAPARPAMIGEKDAKAMIARYIPAKAPDRMGWAGDIYVAFATMRITVSPQNICSAVAVIEQESSFQADPVVPGLGNIVWQEVEKKAGKYHIPLAVVKTALLKPSKDGRSYKSRIDALRTEKEMDELFHEIMGEIPHGEKLFAQKDPVKTAGPMQVSVDFAREHMKTRPYPYRHGGDIRPEVFTRHGGVYFGVADLLDYPVTYSHPIYRFADYNGGRYSSRNAAFQSALALLAHKSLAPDGDLLRYDGNNQPSRETSSTQKLLYGLTGKLGLGKGEIDRDLRLEKEPGFAQTALYQRVFALADKAAGRPLTKEMFPRIDLKSPKIHHHLTTEWFAHKVDAKYQACLARVPMPTAPTPQPSL; from the coding sequence ATGAATTTCCCCGTCTCTGCCCCCATCCCCCGATCTCTCTCCCTGGCCATCGCTGGCCTGGGCCTCTTGGCAGGCTGCGCCACCCAGGCCCCGGTGCCGGTACAACCGGCCCCCGCCCCGGCCCAGCCCGCCCCCACGACTCCAGCCGTGGCCCCCGGACTGCCGGTTACCCCCGGGGAACCCATCCAGGTCAAACCCCTGCCCCCGGTCCCTGCCCCGGCGCCCCAGGCCGCTCCCGCGCCTGCCCGCCCGGCCATGATCGGGGAAAAGGATGCCAAGGCCATGATCGCCCGCTACATCCCGGCCAAGGCCCCGGACCGCATGGGCTGGGCCGGGGACATTTACGTGGCCTTCGCCACCATGCGCATTACCGTGTCCCCCCAGAACATCTGCTCCGCCGTCGCCGTTATCGAACAGGAATCCAGCTTCCAGGCCGATCCGGTGGTGCCCGGCCTGGGCAACATCGTCTGGCAGGAAGTGGAAAAGAAGGCGGGCAAGTACCACATTCCCCTGGCCGTGGTGAAAACCGCCCTGCTCAAGCCGTCCAAGGACGGACGCAGCTACAAGTCGCGGATTGACGCCCTGCGCACGGAAAAGGAAATGGACGAGCTGTTCCACGAAATCATGGGGGAAATTCCCCACGGGGAAAAACTCTTCGCCCAGAAGGACCCGGTGAAAACCGCCGGTCCCATGCAGGTGAGCGTGGATTTCGCCCGGGAACACATGAAAACCCGGCCCTACCCCTACCGCCACGGGGGAGATATTCGTCCGGAAGTCTTTACCCGCCACGGAGGGGTCTATTTCGGCGTGGCGGATCTGCTGGATTACCCGGTGACCTACAGCCACCCCATTTACCGCTTTGCCGACTATAACGGGGGCCGCTACAGCAGCCGTAACGCCGCCTTCCAGTCCGCCCTGGCCCTGCTGGCCCACAAGAGCCTGGCGCCGGACGGGGATTTGCTGCGCTACGACGGCAACAACCAGCCCAGCCGGGAAACCAGTTCCACCCAGAAGCTGCTCTACGGCTTAACCGGCAAGCTGGGCCTGGGCAAGGGGGAAATCGACCGGGATTTGCGCCTGGAAAAGGAACCGGGCTTTGCCCAGACCGCCCTTTATCAGCGGGTCTTCGCCCTGGCGGACAAGGCCGCCGGGCGTCCTTTGACCAAGGAAATGTTCCCCCGCATCGACCTGAAGAGCCCTAAGATTCACCACCACCTGACCACCGAATGGTTCGCCCACAAGGTGGATGCCAAGTATCAGGCCTGTCTGGCCCGGGTGCCCATGCCCACGGCCCCCACGCCCCAGCCTTCCCTCTAG
- the pstS gene encoding phosphate ABC transporter substrate-binding protein PstS — MNPAITLSRPGSLWARSAFGLLLLSLSAVLQAASPMNGAGSSAAHPVYRIWDEQYAKTGGAPLSYDPAGSSAGLKKIAAHQVDFGASDIAPAKDALAKANLVFFPTVVTGVVPVVNLPKEGGPLVLNGETLARIFAGRITRWDAPEIKALNKGRSLPDKPIQVLVRADGSGTTYHFSTYLSQVDEGWKRSRGAAPLLPWPPGFKAVKGSQGMADGVKATPGAIGYVDYNYVQEDHLNGVAMKNAAGNTVQAGPESFRAALLTSPWMQGGDFAQPLTNQPGSGSWPITMGTFVVLPRVTDHPEKTIPVLRFFTWAFMHGDDLAKKVNFVRLPNAIQAKAFKAIAQVVDKKGTPLGVDGLR, encoded by the coding sequence ATGAATCCAGCCATTACCCTTTCCCGCCCCGGCTCCCTTTGGGCCCGGAGCGCCTTCGGCCTGCTGCTCCTGAGCCTTTCCGCTGTCCTCCAGGCCGCCAGCCCCATGAACGGCGCCGGTTCTTCCGCCGCCCACCCGGTCTATCGCATCTGGGACGAGCAATACGCCAAAACCGGGGGCGCCCCCCTCAGTTACGACCCCGCCGGTTCTTCCGCCGGGCTGAAGAAAATCGCCGCCCATCAGGTAGATTTCGGCGCCTCCGACATTGCCCCCGCCAAGGACGCCCTGGCCAAGGCCAATCTGGTCTTTTTCCCCACCGTGGTCACCGGGGTCGTGCCCGTGGTCAATCTGCCCAAGGAGGGGGGCCCCCTGGTGCTCAACGGGGAAACCCTGGCCCGCATTTTCGCCGGCCGCATCACCCGCTGGGATGCCCCGGAGATCAAGGCCCTGAACAAGGGCCGCAGCCTGCCCGACAAACCCATCCAGGTCCTGGTCCGCGCCGATGGCTCAGGCACCACCTACCACTTCAGCACCTACCTGAGCCAGGTGGATGAGGGCTGGAAACGCAGTCGGGGTGCCGCCCCCCTCCTGCCCTGGCCCCCCGGCTTCAAGGCGGTGAAAGGCAGCCAGGGCATGGCCGACGGGGTGAAAGCCACCCCGGGCGCCATCGGCTACGTGGATTACAACTACGTGCAGGAAGACCACCTGAACGGGGTGGCGATGAAAAACGCCGCCGGCAACACAGTCCAGGCCGGGCCGGAAAGCTTCCGGGCCGCCCTTCTGACCAGCCCCTGGATGCAGGGCGGCGACTTCGCCCAGCCCCTCACCAATCAGCCCGGTAGCGGCAGCTGGCCCATTACCATGGGCACCTTCGTAGTCCTACCCCGGGTCACCGACCATCCGGAAAAAACCATCCCGGTGCTGCGCTTCTTCACCTGGGCCTTCATGCACGGGGACGATCTGGCCAAAAAAGTAAATTTCGTCCGCCTGCCCAACGCCATCCAGGCCAAAGCCTTCAAAGCCATCGCCCAGGTGGTGGACAAAAAGGGAACGCCCCTGGGGGTGGATGGGTTGCGCTGA
- a CDS encoding restriction endonuclease: MGRRNGVVSLINSIAREAAKAQRQAEAAARREQRARIAQAREDARQAAADAREEKQRHLEARQDETDDMNADLASEIAELTDLLIHTLSINDTIRFDDLRLKDDYPPFKIPSSLASAPEAPIKNTIQPPGFFARIIPGATQRYQKALLAEEQRFNEELSLYKVECSRHAAAIEKEQKKYKESYDFFQTKIQQRNQEVDELERTYRNGEPDAVVTYNTMVLEKSQYPEAFPQEFRVAYVPESKELVVEYELPSAATIPEMESYKYIKSSDSIEGKPRKKTAIKDLYQDMVASIALRTIHEVFEADQVDCIQAVVFNGFVQGVNPANGQDIISHLISVRATKEAFLSIDLARIDKKACLRNLGANVSPRPDELQAVKPIVDFNMVDHRFVEQSDVLADLDARPNLMDLSPFEFENLVSNLFDRMGLETKQTRSSRDGGVDAVAFDARPVLGGKVVIQCKRYSNTVGVSAVRDLYGTMLNEGANKGILVTTSGYGPDAFDFSKDKPIELIDGGGLLFLLNEVGVKARIIFPSDA; the protein is encoded by the coding sequence ATGGGCAGACGAAACGGTGTAGTTAGCCTGATTAACTCGATTGCGAGGGAAGCGGCAAAGGCTCAACGGCAAGCAGAAGCAGCCGCTCGACGGGAACAACGCGCAAGAATTGCACAAGCCAGAGAAGATGCCCGACAGGCTGCTGCCGACGCCCGAGAAGAAAAACAGCGTCACTTAGAAGCCCGTCAGGATGAAACTGATGACATGAATGCCGATCTCGCTTCTGAGATTGCAGAACTCACTGATCTGCTCATCCACACCCTATCTATCAACGACACGATCCGATTTGATGATCTTCGACTAAAAGACGACTACCCCCCATTCAAGATTCCCTCGTCTTTGGCTTCTGCCCCGGAAGCTCCCATCAAGAACACGATCCAACCTCCCGGTTTTTTCGCTCGCATAATTCCAGGAGCGACTCAGCGCTATCAAAAAGCCCTGCTTGCCGAGGAGCAACGCTTTAACGAGGAACTCAGCCTATATAAAGTGGAATGCTCCAGACATGCTGCGGCGATAGAAAAGGAACAAAAAAAATACAAAGAAAGCTATGACTTTTTCCAAACCAAAATTCAGCAGAGAAACCAGGAAGTGGATGAATTAGAAAGGACTTATCGCAATGGAGAACCGGATGCCGTTGTGACCTATAACACGATGGTCCTGGAAAAATCACAATACCCAGAGGCTTTCCCCCAGGAATTTCGCGTAGCTTATGTCCCAGAATCGAAAGAACTCGTAGTCGAATATGAGTTGCCGTCGGCCGCTACCATTCCCGAAATGGAGTCCTATAAGTACATAAAATCAAGCGACTCAATCGAGGGAAAACCCAGAAAAAAAACCGCCATCAAGGATTTGTATCAGGACATGGTGGCATCGATTGCCTTACGAACCATTCACGAGGTCTTTGAAGCCGATCAAGTAGATTGTATTCAGGCCGTCGTATTCAACGGTTTTGTCCAAGGCGTAAATCCAGCGAATGGGCAAGACATCATCTCCCATCTCATCTCAGTTCGAGCCACCAAAGAAGCGTTTTTAAGCATCGATTTAGCACGCATCGATAAAAAAGCCTGCTTACGCAACCTTGGCGCCAACGTATCTCCTCGCCCCGATGAACTGCAAGCGGTAAAACCAATTGTGGATTTCAATATGGTGGATCATCGATTTGTGGAACAGAGCGATGTACTAGCCGACCTCGACGCACGCCCCAATCTCATGGACTTGTCGCCATTCGAGTTTGAAAACCTGGTGAGTAATCTGTTTGATCGGATGGGCCTTGAGACCAAGCAAACAAGGTCATCCAGAGATGGTGGCGTAGATGCAGTAGCGTTCGATGCACGCCCGGTCCTGGGCGGTAAGGTCGTTATCCAATGTAAGCGCTACAGCAATACAGTAGGAGTGTCAGCGGTTCGAGACCTATACGGCACCATGCTTAATGAAGGGGCCAATAAAGGAATTCTGGTAACCACCAGCGGATATGGGCCTGACGCCTTCGATTTCTCGAAGGACAAGCCAATTGAACTCATCGACGGCGGCGGGCTTCTCTTCTTGCTCAACGAGGTTGGGGTAAAAGCGAGAATTATCTTCCCAAGC